The genomic window ATTTCTGATGATCAGTAATGACAAAGGCTTATTCTTCAGAGATGTGTTTACCATTGTCCCCAGTTAGCACCATCATATTTTAATCTGGGGACAGGAAGAATCAGCCTAATGAGCACCAGAGAGTCCATCCCAATGCCAATTAACAGATAAGTCTCTTTCCTATTCCTGACACACCAATGAAATTTCCTGAGAACTGTGCATCCACCTCTCTTGAatccagcagtggcagcactgcagtGGCAGCATGGCAGTGAGAACTTGCTGTGTCCTGACACTTCCCAGAAGTATCTTGCAGGGCTCAGGCAGGTACCTGTGCTACTCAGAGCCTGCCTGGAGAGTGAGGAATGCACAGGGCACTTGTGACTCCTGCCTaggacagggcagtgccccTTCCCCATTCCAacagtgctgccagagcagtTACAAGCTTTCCATGCTCACAAGCCCTGGTGTGTCTGAGTCGTTCCCAGCAGCAGGCAAAGGACTCCATTTTGTATTGTGGTGAAAGTCTCCCCTCAATACCCAGACCCCTGGGGTTGTTATTCCTATAAACAGCTATCTTTAGTTGctggttttcttctctttgtgaGAGTGACTCTACTGCTGTagcactgcagtgctgggccTGTAAGCACTGACTCAGTTGTGGCCCTGTGGAAGGGCCTTTCCCAGCTGCAGTTGTGTGgggccagctcagagcagctgggctggtTCTTCCCACACAGACTCCTcttttccctgcagcagctccagctctggggtgtgTGTTCCTGCAGCAGGCCCCTGGGGTTGCTGCACTGGCCTTTTCTGATCTGCACGGATAGCACAGGCTGTGTTCCTTTAATTACAGCTAAAATGTCCAGAATTGCCTTGTACTTGGCTTTAAAAgcataacaaaacaaaaagtcaTTTCTACAGAATGTTGCTAAATTCAGGCCCTTGAGATGAAAATCTCACAGAGCCACTGAGAATGCCCAGAGTTATATTAGGCAGTATAGGACTTTGAGAAAATCTACTTCAGAAACAGTAACATGATTAAACATTTCAGTAGCATCTTTTGCTGGAGACAAACATTTAAAAGGAACTCTTCAAGTGACAGTATCATACCTGATGGTTACTGTTACTTTTATCCTGGTTAAGGTTAATTTCATCCAGAGAGGTCAGTAAGATTTCTTAGCCTGCCCATTTTAATTGGAACATactaaaaatgtttaaatatctTTTCTGTCCCTTAATTCACGTCCTTCTGGACAGGATTAAggagtctgtgtgtgtgtagggGGGGTTACCTGTCTTCTTCTGGCACAACTTTTCTTTACAGATGCTTCCATGTTGCTCTCCTTGACTGGCAAAGTTGGTTTTGAGGTCAGTGTTTCACATGTCAGATACTTGTTCCCTGTAAACATCTAAAAGTACAAAGTTTATACCTTCATTAGAAAAACACCCCACAACATTTTGAACAAGATCTCTAACTTCTGAAATTACCTGCTTTTTCAAAAGGTGCCCTCATCACACAAAGCTGAGATAACCCACCAAATTACATTGTATAGATGAAAAACATGATAAGCCCAAGATATTTCATCCATGTACCCAATATATGGAATATCACCCTCATAAAAATTGCACTAAAATCAGCTAAACTATTTATTTAATTGAAATGCAGGgagaagcacagaaaaataaGGTGGTAAAGTACTTCTAGCTGTCACCTAATCATAACTTTTACCCAAAATAGAGCTAACTTCCAAGATAGATCACCTTGTTTTGGGTCCCATCCAGTCAAGTTCTGAGAATATGGAAGGCtaacaaacccaaaaacctcCCTCTGTAACTTGTTCTAGTAGCTGACTAGTTGCTCTCACACTGACGATATTTTCCTCATGtccagtgggatttttttcctgttgcaaCTTGTGCTTTTTGTGAAACTGTAATTAAACTTGTATTTACAAAACTTCCATGTCTGTCTAGTAGCACAATGCCTTACACACAACTGCTGTCAGCACTAGACAATTGATGAGGTTTGAGATTCCATCCATGAGAAAGGAATTATTCCATTAACATGCTTTTATGTGGAGAGAGACTGAATATCAAAAAAAAGGTCACCATGTTAACCTCACACAGACCTGGATAAACTGtctaaaacaaaggaaaactaATTACCCCATCATAAAAGTCTCAAATTAAAGAAGTGTTTCTTTCACAATACACGGTAAATCATCTTCCCTTTCAGAAAAAACAAATGCAGCAGTGGCTGAAAACATTAAGTTATATGGTAGAATTTTAGAAAACTATATTGAGAATGATGGTAGAACATGATGAAAGTCATGCTCTTTATTGCTTAACATTGTTTTTGAATTTGTGAGAAGCAGTGAGAATGAGCCCTGCTCTTTACTCTACCTGTTCAAAGTTAGGTTTGGAATGGTGACTGGTTGTCTCAGCAGTGCAGTCCTTAGAGTGGCACgctgctttgttttcttcacTTTTGGCCATGCACACTGTATCTTTGAAGACAGATTCATGAATATTTAACCCAGCTCCTTTATTTGATCTCTTTGTTTGTTGCAGTGACAAACTGGAATTTGTCATTTCACTGTCTAATTTACAAATCTGCAAACGCATTTCTGTTGACTGGTGTTGTTTCTCAAGAAATTGAGCAGTATTTTGACTTGTAaactttttcccctttcttgtATTTGAAATAGAAGATTCATGTGTATTCAGACATGGACTGGAGTTTGATTTCTGAAGCACTGGCCCAACATTCTTAAGAAAGAATGGAGAATTTGTCTTTTTGTGATTGACTTCACTTGGACTCCCACCTGAAGCTGagttttcagaaaaatcagaattaGCCATTTGTCCACTAGACTGGGTTTTCCATTGGAATATGGGTGCACCATGTTTTGTGTGTGTCTTCATGTTCTTTACCTGAAGCATGCTGCTGTCAGTAGGAGTTTTGACTGGTATATTTTGAATGTGTTTGAAAACCTGAGTTATGCTGGATTTGTGCACAGACAGCATAGAACACGAAACACCCACACTTTTCATTGGTGAATGCCTTTCAgcactttcctttttcttcctatCTGTTTGATTTGTGATCTTTCCATTCATTTGCATCAACTTTCCTTTGAAAATTGGTATAATTTTGCTGACTTTTGGGAGTGTGGATTCAAAGGCTGAGTTTACAGGTGTTCCTAAAGATTTTGCAGAAGGTAACTCTGGTACGCCTGGTATTTGCTTATTGCTCATTGATTTCTCTGTTGCTTCAATGCTAACCCCTCCTGGACTCTCACTGCTACTCGAAAAACTCTGTGCTCCTGGCTCTTTGATCAAACGCTCCATCCAGTGGCTGTTTTCCGTACTGCACGATGAAGGAATTCCAGGCAAAGTGGGTTTTCTTGGAGGAGCCTGCGTTAGAGATACTACACAAACCATCTCACCGTCCAATTTCGTATGCTTAGGTTTTATTTCCTGCAACACATCAAGAGCTGCTAAATTGAATAAACTGGGTTTAACGGTCTGATAGTGCCACCTAATGCATTGTTATATGGCATCAACCTAATACACATCACAATATATAAGAATACAATTTTGTGGTTTGGATCAGAATTACTATCTTTTAAAACAATATTTAGCTGTCACTATAAAttaagggttttgtttttatccTCCCCGAATTCTTTGTTTACAAACCATGCTAGAATATCATATTCCTCAGAAGGAAAGACTTAAATTACAGTAATTATCTTGGTTTAGTGCTTTCCAGCTGGATAATGTCTACCCCTTTTGAGGGGTTCTGCAGAGGGTTTGACTGACAGGGCTCCTCATCTCTTAAGACTTCTAAGAGCACCTGTATTCTGAGCAAAAGACAGTTTGGATGTCTATAAAAACTGCAGATGACACAGAGGACCCATTCTATCTTTGATCACTGGAGAGACGTAAACAGAAACTGCTTTCTGAAAGAGGATTATAGTATTTTGGAACCTCTGCAACTTCTGTCACTATTATTTGTTCAGAATTAATTACTTCATTTCTTCTTTAACACACTACTACCAAAGAAATTTGAGCCTTAGCCTCATCACAACCTCAAATTATATAGGAGTTTTGATTACTTGCCTCCTTTCCATCACCAGACATGGAGTAAACTTTACAGCTTGAGTGTTTTAAAATGCTTATGTCCACAgtcctctttttatttttaaataaattttaatattaCTACTACTGCTagtgataataataatagaatcatgaatagtttgggttggaagggacctaacagatcatccagttccagccccactgccatgggcatAGATAACTTtgaccagaccaggttgctcaaagccccatccagcatGGCCTCGAACATTTCCAGAGGTGGAGAATCCACAtctttgggcaacctgttccagtgcctcaccctCCTCACTGCAAAAATTTCTTcctatatctaatctaaatctaccctctgTGAGTTTAAAGCCATCTCTCCTTGTCCTATCATTACATGCTCTTGTAACAGTAAGAATTGTAATAATGTTACTGTTACTATTGTTGTCATTActcttgtttttattattatggaAGAGATTTGAGAAAGGTCTGGATACcgaaatgtaaaaaaaaaaatctacagaaTTGCAAACACTGATAGCAACTAATTAACACCAagtccatttttaaaatgtatttatgttAGTAACAACTTTACAATGGCAAATACTGTAGCTTTTACTTACATGATAATTAAAAGTTACAGGATTGATAGTTTGTTGTGAAAAGCATAGTTATGTGCTCTTACTGTGCTCTGAATATGATAAAGACCACTTCACACAATGAAAAAGTATGTGCCATTAGTATGTTTAGAAAGAAAGCCTTACATGCACTGAAGCCCTGGAGAGTTCCTTTTTAGCATAAAGTGCTTTACTTGTCATCTTTACTGGAAATCCACACAGCTGTGAAAAATTGCTCTTCATGTCACAAAGAAAAGAGTTCACTACACCTTCTGCATCTGTTCTGGGGAAGTACTGCACTGGCTGACTTCGGATGCAACTTAAAGGGTACCTGAGTAAGTGTTCAGGAATACATAACAAGTTTCTTTACATTTCTATAATTATTAATCATCTTTGTTGAGAAGAAAACATGAGTTTGcctaaatgttttttaaaatggcGAGAAAAGCACTTAATTTCTTATGGGCCTGACGTTTATAAAGTTACAGGACTCCAGCACAATTATACCAC from Agelaius phoeniceus isolate bAgePho1 chromosome 1, bAgePho1.hap1, whole genome shotgun sequence includes these protein-coding regions:
- the C1H18orf63 gene encoding uncharacterized protein C18orf63 homolog — protein: MCFPLRTQVLLGGNQQHTMNSTRHQPLFFVSLPELQKLCAATVTLSSQIPETETRSTQIKTCRQLLFLYQEILSAPVMGTLNQISVVMALPFYESGICQAYAERHGATLEAPQTVTPALLQTCLSYTLTARLAPRWNKAGHLLVQGKDFLSHSGRQNAVVIDLNVSERQLCISVEPCSIRLPPPELEDFDISANIIKLFDSNENTVIQQHSILSNWCYVLPSMKMGQIINISHIIPPESPFRSYKDFQMHWKSLYGYILPEDLEETKTYLSVYFKPIGERFFTYPLSCIRSQPVQYFPRTDAEGVVNSFLCDMKSNFSQLCGFPVKMTSKALYAKKELSRASVHEIKPKHTKLDGEMVCVVSLTQAPPRKPTLPGIPSSCSTENSHWMERLIKEPGAQSFSSSSESPGGVSIEATEKSMSNKQIPGVPELPSAKSLGTPVNSAFESTLPKVSKIIPIFKGKLMQMNGKITNQTDRKKKESAERHSPMKSVGVSCSMLSVHKSSITQVFKHIQNIPVKTPTDSSMLQVKNMKTHTKHGAPIFQWKTQSSGQMANSDFSENSASGGSPSEVNHKKTNSPFFLKNVGPVLQKSNSSPCLNTHESSISNTRKGKKFTSQNTAQFLEKQHQSTEMRLQICKLDSEMTNSSLSLQQTKRSNKGAGLNIHESVFKDTVCMAKSEENKAACHSKDCTAETTSHHSKPNFEQMFTGNKYLTCETLTSKPTLPVKESNMEASVKKSCARRRQKEEGYSKLKRAKRSKTST